A stretch of the Polyangiaceae bacterium genome encodes the following:
- a CDS encoding protein-glutamate O-methyltransferase CheR: MTPASRRPRLTPEVFRLLRDLINAHAGLEYHDDALYAFERRLSERVAALSLEGFNDYYQYLRLSSGGSAELDEVVDLLTTKETYFFRQEYQLRALQHELLPELARHNVRSRRLTIWSAGCATGEEAYTVAMCVLESRLFEGWDVHIIGSDISKKSVAAARRGVYRPNAFRSTPPQLRRTYFDERPDGSHISENVKRLCHFGQVNLLDVSRASIVGRVDLVLCRNVLIYFDARARAKVIENLYERLLPGGYLLLGHSESLWNVSTAFELCHLKDDLVYRKPLVTGRLDGLVKDA; the protein is encoded by the coding sequence CGGAGGTGTTCCGGCTCTTGCGCGACCTGATCAACGCCCACGCGGGTCTCGAGTACCATGACGACGCGCTGTACGCGTTCGAGCGTCGCCTGTCCGAGCGCGTCGCGGCGCTGTCGCTCGAGGGCTTCAACGACTACTACCAGTACCTGCGGCTCAGCAGCGGCGGCAGCGCCGAGCTCGACGAAGTGGTCGACCTTTTGACCACCAAGGAGACCTACTTCTTTCGCCAGGAGTACCAGCTCAGGGCACTTCAGCACGAGCTGTTGCCCGAGCTCGCGCGGCACAACGTGCGCTCGCGCCGGCTGACGATCTGGAGCGCGGGCTGCGCCACCGGGGAAGAGGCGTACACCGTCGCGATGTGCGTGCTCGAGTCCCGGCTCTTCGAGGGCTGGGACGTCCACATCATCGGCAGCGACATCTCGAAGAAGAGCGTCGCAGCGGCGCGCCGCGGTGTGTACCGTCCGAATGCGTTCCGCTCTACGCCGCCTCAGCTTCGCCGCACCTACTTCGACGAGCGGCCGGACGGCAGCCACATCTCCGAGAACGTCAAGCGTCTGTGCCACTTCGGGCAGGTCAACCTGCTCGACGTTTCCCGGGCTTCCATCGTCGGCCGCGTGGACCTGGTCTTGTGCCGCAACGTCCTCATCTACTTCGACGCGCGCGCCCGCGCCAAGGTCATCGAGAACCTGTACGAGCGCCTGCTCCCAGGTGGCTACCTGCTCCTGGGACACTCGGAATCGCTCTGGAACGTCTCCACCGCGTTCGAGCTGTGTCACCTGAAGGACGATCTGGTGTACAGGAAGCCTCTGGTCACCGGACGACTGGACGGTCTGGTGAAAGACGCCTGA